From the Thermovirga lienii DSM 17291 genome, one window contains:
- a CDS encoding UDP-N-acetylglucosamine 1-carboxyvinyltransferase (PFAM: EPSP synthase (3-phosphoshikimate 1-carboxyvinyltransferase)~TIGRFAM: UDP-N-acetylglucosamine 1-carboxyvinyltransferase~COGs: COG0766 UDP-N-acetylglucosamine enolpyruvyl transferase~InterPro IPR005750: IPR001986~KEGG: aco:Amico_0879 UDP-N-acetylglucosamine1-carboxyvinyltransferase~PFAM: EPSP synthase (3-phosphoshikimate 1-carboxyvinyltransferase)~SPTR: UDP-N-acetylglucosamine 1-carboxyvinyltransferase;~TIGRFAM: UDP-N-acetylglucosamine 1-carboxyvinyltransferase), which translates to MYSKMLIKGGNPLSGEVTTQGAKNAALPVIAASLLLKGKRLKIKDVPKLEDIYTMADLLRQLGVEVNHVDHSMILSVPEDLCWETPKALVSKMRASSLVLGPLLARMGKAVLPLPGGCAIGSRPIDLHLKGLVKLGAEVELLHGAVHAKAKELRGTRIYLDFPSVGATENIMMAAVFAKGETVIENAAREPEITNLAEALKLMGCNIEGVGTGIIHIEGTDSLEETEVKIIPDRIEAGTYMVAGAITRGKVKVKNVTLEHIDATLAKLEETGVTVEVEKDAVTVDARDCKMKGVSLKTLPYPGFPTDMQPQFTALLTIAEGTSVIKETIFESRFLHVSELKRMGADIELQGNTAIVNGVPKLKGAEVRATDLRAGAALVLAGLAAEDETVVYGLGHIRRGYEDFQNKLKALGGDVEELPSEEDGSAKW; encoded by the coding sequence ATGTATTCTAAAATGTTGATTAAGGGCGGTAATCCTTTGAGTGGAGAAGTCACGACACAAGGAGCTAAAAACGCAGCATTGCCTGTAATAGCAGCTTCTTTGCTGCTTAAAGGAAAGAGATTGAAAATCAAGGATGTTCCTAAATTAGAAGATATATATACCATGGCTGATTTACTGAGGCAATTAGGGGTAGAGGTTAACCATGTAGATCATAGCATGATACTGTCCGTGCCTGAAGATCTATGCTGGGAAACCCCTAAGGCTTTGGTCAGTAAGATGCGAGCATCATCTCTCGTTTTAGGCCCCTTGCTTGCTAGAATGGGAAAGGCTGTCTTACCTCTTCCTGGCGGTTGCGCTATAGGTAGCCGACCGATTGATCTCCACCTTAAAGGATTAGTGAAGCTAGGGGCAGAGGTAGAGCTCCTTCATGGTGCAGTTCATGCCAAAGCTAAGGAACTTAGGGGTACTAGAATATACTTGGATTTTCCTTCCGTCGGGGCTACTGAGAACATTATGATGGCGGCCGTGTTTGCAAAAGGAGAGACCGTTATAGAGAACGCAGCAAGGGAGCCTGAGATCACCAATCTAGCGGAAGCTTTAAAGCTGATGGGATGTAATATAGAGGGTGTAGGTACCGGAATAATTCATATAGAGGGTACTGACTCCCTAGAGGAAACTGAAGTAAAGATAATTCCTGACAGAATAGAAGCGGGGACGTACATGGTGGCAGGAGCTATAACAAGAGGAAAGGTAAAAGTGAAGAACGTAACGCTAGAACACATAGACGCCACTTTAGCCAAGTTAGAGGAAACAGGAGTGACAGTAGAAGTGGAGAAAGATGCTGTTACTGTTGATGCGAGAGATTGCAAAATGAAAGGAGTATCCCTTAAGACGTTACCTTATCCAGGCTTTCCCACAGATATGCAACCGCAGTTTACTGCTTTATTGACCATAGCAGAAGGTACTAGCGTGATAAAGGAGACCATTTTTGAATCCAGATTTTTGCATGTAAGTGAGTTGAAAAGGATGGGTGCTGATATAGAATTACAAGGCAACACCGCCATTGTCAACGGCGTACCAAAACTTAAAGGAGCAGAGGTTAGGGCCACAGATCTAAGAGCGGGAGCTGCTCTTGTGTTAGCGGGGCTTGCTGCAGAGGATGAGACAGTTGTGTATGGATTAGGTCACATAAGACGAGGTTACGAAGATTTTCAAAATAAACTGAAAGCCTTGGGGGGCGATGTGGAGGAATTGCCATCGGAAGAAGATGGGAGCGCTAAGTGGTAA
- a CDS encoding UDP-N-Acetylglucosamine 2-epimerase (PFAM: UDP-N-acetylglucosamine 2-epimerase~TIGRFAM: UDP-N-acetylglucosamine 2-epimerase~COGs: COG0381 UDP-N-acetylglucosamine 2-epimerase~InterPro IPR003331~KEGG: aco:Amico_0880 UDP-N-acetylglucosamine 2-epimerase~PFAM: UDP-N-acetylglucosamine 2-epimerase~PRIAM: UDP-N-acetylglucosamine 2-epimerase~SPTR: UDP-N-acetylglucosamine 2-epimerase;~TIGRFAM: UDP-N-acetylglucosamine 2-epimerase): MSHKKRICCIVGTRPEAIKMAPVIQLLSKSDILEPYVLATGQHTDMLYQALGYFDIEPDCDLCVMKDSQSLDYLTSAILLETGKALDEAKPDAVMVHGDTTTALGSAMAAFYRKLPIAHVEAGLRSGNIHLPFPEELNRVVVDKISDILFAPTPRARENLLNEGINAEKIVVTGNTVIDALRLTLQKLSVPSEEKLFAIPEKTHLLLVTAHRRESWGTPLRNICEAVNEITSRYSNIWVVFPMHKNPQVRETIQEILGKNPRVILCDPLNYPDFVWTMNRSSLILTDSGGVQEEAAALGIPTLVMRDVTERPEALECGTAFIVGTSRDKILEVSIQQLSKMVDKEYNRKKERLFNASNPFGSGNASKVIVEVMERYFKGKSKSSY, translated from the coding sequence ATGTCCCATAAAAAGAGAATTTGCTGTATCGTGGGGACTAGGCCTGAAGCAATAAAAATGGCGCCAGTCATCCAATTGCTGAGCAAGTCAGATATCTTGGAGCCGTATGTTCTTGCCACAGGGCAACATACTGATATGTTGTACCAAGCGTTGGGTTATTTCGATATCGAACCTGACTGTGACCTTTGCGTCATGAAAGACTCACAGAGTCTTGATTACCTTACTTCTGCCATATTGCTAGAAACCGGTAAAGCCCTGGATGAAGCCAAGCCCGACGCTGTAATGGTTCATGGTGACACGACTACTGCTCTCGGATCTGCAATGGCAGCTTTTTACAGGAAGTTACCTATAGCACACGTTGAGGCAGGTCTTAGAAGTGGGAATATACATTTACCTTTTCCGGAAGAGTTAAATAGAGTAGTTGTAGATAAAATTTCGGACATACTGTTTGCCCCAACACCTAGAGCAAGAGAAAATCTTTTAAATGAAGGAATCAACGCTGAAAAAATAGTTGTAACCGGTAACACTGTAATAGATGCATTAAGATTGACGTTGCAGAAGCTATCCGTTCCGTCGGAGGAGAAGTTATTTGCTATTCCTGAAAAAACTCATTTGCTCCTTGTAACAGCCCACAGGAGAGAATCCTGGGGGACACCTTTAAGAAACATTTGCGAAGCAGTGAACGAGATAACATCACGGTATAGCAACATATGGGTAGTGTTCCCTATGCACAAAAATCCACAAGTAAGGGAAACTATACAGGAAATATTAGGTAAGAATCCGAGGGTAATTTTATGTGACCCATTAAATTATCCTGACTTTGTGTGGACAATGAACCGCAGCTCTTTGATACTAACTGATAGTGGAGGTGTTCAGGAAGAAGCTGCTGCATTGGGTATACCAACTTTGGTAATGCGGGATGTAACAGAAAGGCCTGAGGCTTTAGAATGTGGTACAGCATTCATTGTAGGAACCTCTAGGGATAAGATTTTGGAAGTCTCCATACAGCAACTTTCAAAGATGGTTGACAAGGAATATAACCGAAAGAAAGAAAGATTGTTCAATGCAAGCAATCCTTTTGGTTCTGGCAATGCCTCCAAGGTAATAGTGGAAGTCATGGAAAGATACTTCAAAGGAAAAAGTAAGAGCAGTTATTGA
- a CDS encoding Glycosyl transferase, family 4, conserved region (PFAM: Glycosyl transferase family 4~COGs: COG0472 UDP-N-acetylmuramyl pentapeptide phosphotransferase/UDP-N- acetylglucosamine-1-phosphate transferase~InterPro IPR018481~KEGG: aco:Amico_0881 glycosyl transferase, family 4, conserved region~PFAM: Glycosyl transferase, family 4, conserved region~SPTR: Glycosyl transferase, family 4, conserved region) — protein MATQAIVLSWKNAAFLSLLFFAWGIAATPLSIALAKTFRIVDMPGGRKKHKGIIPRGGGLTCWIGYLFLSFVLLGIYPEMAPIATGATVVFLVGYVDDMRQLPAWVKLFFHLLASTFIVCFLPVSLPLRALLVLWIAGATNAYNLIDGVNGLALSLFMLSCVLGAITTKIGIFFPLAAMALGVFFWNFPVAKTFLGDGGSTLLGFLCMGHLSFAMCPLLVERSPIIIVLSLFLIGGVPFLDTFWVASRRIVLRKSPFTPDRGHIHFILLDKGLKIEQTLFLLLLIHGCIIAMGYGLILGKISLLSYF, from the coding sequence ATGGCTACCCAGGCAATAGTACTTAGCTGGAAAAACGCGGCTTTCCTGAGTTTGTTGTTTTTTGCGTGGGGCATAGCCGCCACCCCTTTGTCGATTGCATTGGCAAAGACGTTTAGAATAGTTGATATGCCAGGCGGCAGAAAAAAACATAAGGGAATAATTCCAAGAGGCGGAGGCCTGACCTGCTGGATAGGTTATCTTTTTCTCTCGTTTGTGTTATTGGGAATTTATCCTGAAATGGCTCCTATAGCTACTGGTGCAACAGTAGTCTTCCTGGTGGGGTATGTAGACGACATGAGGCAACTGCCAGCATGGGTAAAGTTGTTCTTCCATTTGTTGGCATCAACCTTCATCGTATGTTTTTTGCCTGTGAGTTTACCCTTACGAGCTCTTTTGGTTTTGTGGATTGCAGGTGCAACCAACGCCTACAATTTGATTGACGGTGTTAATGGCTTGGCCCTTTCTCTTTTCATGCTTTCATGTGTATTGGGAGCCATTACGACGAAAATAGGAATTTTTTTCCCTCTTGCCGCTATGGCATTGGGTGTGTTCTTTTGGAATTTCCCTGTAGCGAAGACGTTTCTTGGGGATGGTGGGAGCACCCTTTTGGGCTTTCTCTGTATGGGCCACTTATCTTTTGCTATGTGCCCTCTTTTAGTTGAAAGAAGCCCAATAATAATCGTGCTTTCCCTGTTTTTGATAGGTGGAGTGCCTTTTTTAGATACTTTCTGGGTAGCTTCTAGGAGGATAGTTTTGCGTAAATCTCCTTTTACCCCCGACAGAGGCCATATACATTTTATTTTGTTGGATAAGGGCCTTAAAATAGAACAAACATTGTTTTTGTTATTATTAATCCATGGATGCATAATAGCAATGGGGTACGGTTTGATTTTAGGCAAGATAAGCTTGTTATCGTACTTCTAG
- a CDS encoding uracil phosphoribosyltransferase (PFAM: Phosphoribosyl transferase domain; Ribose/Galactose Isomerase~TIGRFAM: ribose 5-phosphate isomerase B; uracil phosphoribosyltransferase; sugar-phosphate isomerases, RpiB/LacA/LacB family~COGs: COG0035 Uracil phosphoribosyltransferase~InterPro IPR004785: IPR003500: IPR005765: IPR000836~KEGG: aco:Amico_0882 uracil phosphoribosyltransferase~PFAM: Ribose/galactose isomerase; phosphoribosyltransferase~SPTR: Uracil phosphoribosyltransferase;~TIGRFAM: uracil phosphoribosyltransferase; sugar-phosphate isomerase, RpiB/LacA/LacB family; ribose 5-phosphate isomerase B): MKIALGSDHAGFSLKEEIKKHLKNLEPDNFEVFDFGTDSGDVSVDYPDIAVKVAESVANKKCDKGILVCGTGIGMSIAANKVPGAYAALVCSVEMARLCRAHNDSNILALGGRTTKLEDALAMVDAWLETNFDGGRHSRRVEKIRNYEKCKRTEYCTNKKVERLNIVEHPLVKHKVSIIRDKNTTVKEFRELVQEIAGLMVYEITRNLPLEEVKVETPITETVAYSLAGKKMAIVPILRAGLGMVDGILQLIPNAKVGHVGLYRDPETLEPVEYYCKLPGDIGERDIFILDPMLATGGSAAAAIELVKRKGGKKITLVCLIAAPEGVEKVHSQHPDVDIYTAALDDHLNDHGYIVPGLGDAGDRLFGTR, from the coding sequence ATGAAAATTGCCTTGGGATCTGACCATGCAGGGTTTAGCCTAAAAGAAGAAATAAAGAAACATCTCAAGAATTTAGAGCCTGACAATTTTGAGGTTTTTGATTTTGGGACGGACAGCGGGGACGTGTCGGTGGATTATCCCGATATAGCAGTGAAAGTTGCAGAGTCTGTAGCCAACAAAAAATGTGACAAAGGAATATTGGTCTGTGGTACTGGCATAGGAATGTCGATTGCAGCAAATAAAGTTCCAGGAGCATATGCGGCGCTGGTGTGCAGTGTAGAAATGGCTAGGTTGTGTAGAGCTCATAACGACTCAAATATACTAGCTTTAGGGGGAAGAACTACAAAGTTAGAAGACGCATTGGCAATGGTAGATGCGTGGTTAGAGACTAACTTTGACGGAGGCAGACATAGCAGAAGAGTAGAGAAAATAAGAAACTATGAAAAATGTAAAAGGACGGAATATTGCACCAACAAGAAAGTGGAAAGGCTCAATATTGTTGAGCATCCCCTCGTAAAACATAAAGTTAGCATTATTAGAGACAAAAATACCACGGTCAAAGAGTTTAGGGAACTTGTGCAGGAAATAGCGGGGCTCATGGTTTATGAAATTACAAGAAACCTTCCCCTTGAAGAAGTGAAAGTTGAAACCCCCATAACAGAAACGGTAGCTTATTCCCTTGCTGGAAAGAAAATGGCGATAGTGCCCATTCTACGTGCAGGTTTGGGCATGGTAGATGGAATACTTCAGTTGATCCCCAACGCTAAAGTAGGTCATGTAGGGCTTTACAGAGATCCTGAGACCTTGGAGCCTGTGGAATATTACTGCAAACTGCCTGGAGATATAGGAGAAAGAGACATTTTCATTCTTGATCCAATGCTTGCTACAGGGGGATCAGCTGCGGCTGCCATAGAACTCGTGAAAAGAAAGGGAGGGAAAAAAATAACCCTCGTTTGTCTAATAGCAGCTCCAGAAGGAGTGGAGAAAGTCCACAGCCAACATCCCGACGTGGACATATACACTGCTGCTTTGGACGACCATTTAAACGATCACGGTTACATAGTCCCTGGCTTGGGGGATGCGGGGGATAGGCTTTTTGGGACCCGATAG
- a CDS encoding LAO/AO transport system ATPase (PFAM: ArgK protein~TIGRFAM: LAO/AO transport system ATPase~COGs: COG1703 Putative periplasmic protein kinase ArgK and related GTPase of G3E family~InterPro IPR003593: IPR005129~KEGG: tai:Taci_0943 LAO/AO transport system ATPase~PFAM: ArgK protein~SMART: AAA ATPase~SPTR: LAO/AO transport system ATPase;~TIGRFAM: LAO/AO transport system ATPase): protein MEKLIEKALNGDARSIARLITLVESESPYAESLMKTIYPHSGKAHIIGITGSPGAGKSTLVDKMIKEMKSKGKKVGVIAVDPSSPFSGGAVLGDRLRMQQHSVDKDVFIRSMGTRGSLGGLSRATYEAALILDACGKDVVIIETVGVGQSEVDIVKIADTVCLVLVPGMGDDIQIMKAGIMEIADVFIVNKADRDGAERIATEVKMMLDLMPKRSWLPPVVTTIAEKGEGIKELCSKIEEHYFFLTNSEEGKRKKYQRLTNEVEAILAKEIARIVEDAWENMKSKELLDDLAQRRKDPYSVAKELLDNILCGGNLNV from the coding sequence TTGGAGAAGCTAATTGAAAAAGCCCTTAACGGCGATGCAAGATCAATAGCAAGGTTGATTACGCTGGTTGAAAGCGAATCTCCTTACGCAGAAAGCTTGATGAAAACCATTTATCCCCATTCTGGAAAAGCTCACATCATAGGTATTACTGGTAGCCCAGGAGCAGGAAAAAGCACGTTGGTAGACAAGATGATAAAAGAAATGAAATCGAAGGGCAAAAAAGTGGGGGTTATCGCGGTAGATCCCTCAAGCCCTTTCAGTGGCGGAGCAGTTTTAGGAGATAGGCTTAGGATGCAGCAACATTCGGTGGATAAAGATGTGTTCATAAGGAGTATGGGGACTCGTGGTTCTTTGGGGGGGCTGAGCAGGGCAACTTATGAGGCTGCTTTGATCCTAGATGCTTGTGGTAAAGATGTAGTGATAATTGAAACTGTAGGTGTAGGCCAATCCGAGGTAGATATAGTAAAGATTGCAGACACTGTTTGTTTGGTTCTAGTTCCAGGAATGGGTGACGATATACAAATAATGAAGGCTGGAATAATGGAGATAGCAGATGTCTTCATAGTCAATAAGGCTGATAGAGATGGTGCGGAAAGGATAGCAACAGAAGTAAAGATGATGCTTGATTTGATGCCGAAACGGTCGTGGCTACCTCCGGTTGTAACAACCATTGCAGAAAAGGGAGAAGGCATAAAGGAGCTTTGTAGCAAAATTGAGGAACACTATTTCTTCTTGACAAATTCGGAAGAAGGGAAACGCAAAAAATATCAAAGGCTCACCAACGAGGTAGAAGCTATCCTGGCAAAGGAAATTGCTCGGATAGTGGAGGACGCTTGGGAGAACATGAAAAGCAAAGAACTGTTGGATGATTTAGCTCAAAGGAGGAAGGACCCGTACTCTGTAGCCAAAGAACTCCTTGACAATATCTTGTGCGGGGGTAATTTAAACGTATAA
- a CDS encoding hypothetical protein (KEGG: tai:Taci_0945 hypothetical protein~SPTR: Flagellar biosynthesis protein FliR), with product MPAINIQALLALLFFILSLLISRAVVRINEGKWPGGPTLIFFLRVLLGFVFAAAIYFAFYAFAGIDILNK from the coding sequence ATGCCTGCTATTAATATTCAGGCGCTTTTGGCGTTACTTTTTTTCATTTTATCGCTTTTAATATCGAGAGCCGTGGTGAGAATTAATGAGGGCAAGTGGCCTGGGGGCCCAACGTTGATTTTTTTCTTGCGAGTGCTTCTAGGTTTTGTTTTCGCTGCGGCCATATATTTTGCCTTTTATGCCTTTGCAGGGATAGATATCTTAAACAAATAA
- a CDS encoding oxidoreductase domain protein (PFAM: Oxidoreductase family, C-terminal alpha/beta domain; Oxidoreductase family, NAD-binding Rossmann fold~COGs: COG0673 dehydrogenase and related protein~InterPro IPR000683: IPR004104~KEGG: aco:Amico_0891 oxidoreductase domain protein~PFAM: oxidoreductase domain protein; Oxidoreductase domain~SPTR: Oxidoreductase domain protein) yields the protein MKPVRVGVMGVGHLGFHHARVYTELLNAELVGIVDINEDRAASIGELLKVPHYTNVETFLDATKPDAVSVVVPTSEHYEVARRALERGCHVLIEKPVTATVEEAEELLKIAASRHLVLQVGHIERFNSAIQYVQKIIKKPIFIQSRRMGPFNPRISDVGVVLDLMIHDIDIILALVGSEIESITAIGRAIRTNMEDVASAQISFTNGALAQILVSRVSEKRQRQLEIMEPERFISVNYETQDVSIHRCIREKGSGMVEVIEHPVFPKKEPLKLELQHFVTCIQEGRQPLVGISDGKRALEVAIHVLKQINSSNFDTSISQV from the coding sequence ATGAAACCTGTTCGCGTTGGCGTTATGGGAGTAGGTCATTTAGGTTTTCATCATGCAAGAGTTTATACGGAATTATTGAATGCTGAGCTGGTGGGTATAGTTGATATAAATGAAGATAGAGCAGCAAGTATAGGAGAGCTTCTAAAGGTTCCTCACTATACCAATGTGGAGACTTTTTTGGATGCCACCAAGCCAGATGCAGTGAGTGTGGTCGTTCCAACGAGTGAGCATTATGAGGTTGCACGGAGGGCTTTAGAGAGAGGCTGTCACGTTTTGATAGAAAAACCTGTGACTGCAACAGTTGAGGAAGCGGAAGAACTGCTAAAGATTGCTGCTTCAAGACATCTAGTCCTCCAGGTAGGACACATAGAAAGGTTCAACAGCGCTATACAGTACGTGCAAAAGATTATTAAAAAACCTATATTCATTCAATCGAGACGTATGGGTCCCTTTAACCCAAGGATCAGTGATGTTGGTGTAGTCTTGGATTTGATGATCCATGATATAGATATAATCTTGGCTTTGGTAGGCTCAGAGATTGAGTCCATTACTGCAATAGGAAGAGCTATAAGAACGAATATGGAAGATGTAGCTTCTGCCCAGATATCTTTTACCAACGGAGCATTAGCTCAGATTTTGGTTAGCAGGGTCTCAGAGAAAAGACAAAGACAGCTGGAAATTATGGAACCTGAAAGGTTCATATCGGTTAATTACGAGACTCAGGATGTTTCCATACATCGTTGTATAAGAGAAAAAGGTTCTGGCATGGTCGAAGTTATTGAGCATCCTGTCTTTCCGAAGAAGGAACCCCTCAAACTTGAACTGCAGCATTTTGTTACCTGTATACAGGAAGGAAGACAACCGCTGGTTGGAATATCTGATGGTAAAAGAGCCTTAGAGGTGGCTATACATGTTTTGAAGCAGATAAATTCGTCCAATTTTGATACTAGTATTTCTCAAGTTTAA
- a CDS encoding protein of unknown function DUF152 (PFAM: Multi-copper polyphenol oxidoreductase laccase~TIGRFAM: uncharacterized protein, YfiH family~COGs: COG1496 conserved hypothetical protein~InterPro IPR003730~KEGG: aco:Amico_0892 protein of unknown function DUF152~PFAM: protein of unknown function DUF152~SPTR: Putative uncharacterized protein) — protein sequence MQNFAINYEIIEDNGQHILRYVAPPPYKGEFQLFMRGSLVDGSFGDPQRLAEKISYLTGKYPMIAPRQVHGVTILEPSSSIYLPCRPEGDGIFIDKTDVYGSLRFADCFPIVVQGLSPKPWIAMAHSGFKGTLKNIAKALIEKVMIRSDIKDAIAWIGPGICKKCYYRMKNDPSTKSATACFSKEYWKEEKDKVFFDMAGIIKSQLQEVGLVAQRIRIVDLCTSCDNDLLYSYRCGDMEDRNFLLGHLSL from the coding sequence TTGCAAAACTTTGCCATAAATTACGAAATAATAGAAGACAACGGTCAGCATATACTAAGATACGTGGCACCTCCCCCGTACAAAGGTGAATTTCAGCTGTTCATGAGGGGCAGCCTAGTAGACGGAAGTTTTGGCGATCCACAGCGACTTGCCGAGAAGATATCATATTTAACGGGTAAATACCCTATGATAGCGCCAAGACAAGTGCACGGGGTAACGATATTGGAACCGTCATCATCCATATATCTTCCTTGCAGGCCTGAAGGAGATGGCATATTTATTGATAAAACAGACGTTTACGGATCTTTGCGGTTTGCTGATTGTTTCCCCATAGTAGTTCAAGGCTTATCCCCAAAACCATGGATTGCCATGGCTCATTCTGGTTTTAAGGGAACCCTTAAGAACATAGCCAAGGCACTCATTGAGAAAGTGATGATAAGAAGCGATATCAAAGATGCTATAGCATGGATAGGTCCGGGCATATGCAAAAAGTGCTATTATAGAATGAAGAATGACCCTTCTACTAAATCCGCTACCGCTTGCTTCTCAAAAGAGTATTGGAAAGAAGAAAAAGATAAGGTTTTTTTCGATATGGCCGGAATTATAAAGAGTCAGTTGCAGGAAGTAGGCCTAGTAGCGCAGAGGATTAGGATAGTAGATCTTTGCACCTCATGCGACAATGATTTATTGTATTCTTACAGATGCGGAGATATGGAAGACAGAAATTTTTTGTTAGGCCATCTTAGCCTATAA